One part of the Macaca mulatta isolate MMU2019108-1 chromosome 6, T2T-MMU8v2.0, whole genome shotgun sequence genome encodes these proteins:
- the CARTPT gene encoding cocaine- and amphetamine-regulated transcript protein precursor yields the protein MESSRVRLLPLLGAALLLMLPLLGTRAQEDAELQPRALDIYSAVEDASHEKELIEALQEVLKKLKSKRIPIYEKKYGQVPMCDAGEQCAVRKGARIGKLCDCPRGTSCNSFLLKCL from the exons ATGGAGAGCTCCCGCGTGCGGCTGCTGCCCCTCCTGGGCGCCGCCCTGCTGCTGATGCTACCTCTGTTGGGTACCCGTGCCCAGGAGGACGCCGAGCTCCAGCCCCGAGCCCTGGACATCTACTCTGCCGTGGAGGATGCCTCCCACGAAAAGGAGCTG ATCGAAGCGCTGCAGGAAGTCTTGAAGAAGCTCAAGAGTAAACGTATTCCCATCTATGAGAAGAAGTATGGCCAAGTCCCCATG TGTGACGCTGGTGAGCAGTGTGCAGTGAGGAAAGGGGCAAGGATCGGGAAACTGTGTGACTGTCCCCGAGGAACTTCCTGCAATTCCTTCCTACTGAAGTGCTTATGA